The Kogia breviceps isolate mKogBre1 chromosome 19, mKogBre1 haplotype 1, whole genome shotgun sequence genome contains the following window.
CTGCGCCCTCACACCGAGTTCTCCACTCCCTCCTGCCACCTCCAGCAAAGGTGGGAAGAGACTGCACGTGGGCTGGGGGAGAAGACCTTCCCGATCCTACAGGGCCCCGGGGAccttgcctccctcccccagaaCCCCCGTTTTGGGGCGCCAGAGGACAAGGGGTACACAGGATGTGGCTCTCCATCTGTCCCCCACCAATCTCGCGGCTCACGCCTCCGCCCGCTCCCAGACGTCCAAGAATGTGAAGCACGTGGATGCCcgtagtggggggagggggggagatgcTTATCGGCGGCCGCTGGGTATGGGCCTTTTTCCGCCGCCGCTGCCGCGCTACACCCAGAGTCACCCCCACCCTCCTCTGGGGTGGAGGAAGGGCGGAGCCCAGCGCCGtgagccccctcccctccgctcCCCGCGGGCTGCCAGTGGAGCTGCGGAGGAGCGGGCGCCAGCAGGATTGGGAGGGGAGCCGCTGGCCGGGGGCCCGGCTGATTTCCTGCTGATCTCCTCCAGGAAACCGGCCCCTTGTGCGGGCCTGCGAGCGGCTCTGGGGCGCGGGGACTCCGGAGCGTTCTGCCCACCAGGAGCCGAGCGGGGGCGAGGGAGGGGCAGTTTGGCAGCGCGGGCGGGAGGGGACGCCTGGCTCCCTGGGCCGGTGCCATCCCTTCGCTGGGCGCTGGAACTTTTGAACTGAGAAGGTGTGGTGCTTCTCCCGCCTCGTCCTTCTTCAGGAAGAGGAGAGATTTGTGGGCTGGGGcctctggggagggaggtgagCGGGAAGGGGCCAGGCCGTGGAAGTCCTTCCGCCACTGGGTGTGCAGAGTTAAGGCTGCTTCCTGACTCTTGCAGAGGCTGGGAGCATCCTAGAGTGCCCCTGCTCCCCTTGGCTGCTGGCTGGTGGCCCGGGAGGTGGGGACTGGGCCGGGGCTCTGGGTTCAAAGGGCACAGTGGGAAACCTCTGAGCTGTTACCTGGGTGACAGGTGGGGATGTGTTGGGCGTGGGGCCCATCGTGGGGCAGACCAGTGTGATAGCCTCAGAGGCAGCCAGCTGCTGTGGGGTGGGCCGCAGGGAGGCCTCACTGAGCCCAAACTGTGTACCCTCACCTTTGGTCATCTCCCCCGTCCTGCCAAAAAGCGcaattttaaaagcacattctTCCAGTTTCATAAACAGCCTCTGGACTTTGCCTCAGCCCCAAATTTCTACAGACCTTTGCCCGGCCAGTCAGTCCCTGGTCTTAAGCTGCCTGTTCCTCTGGGTATCCCCTGTGTCTCCCCacggccccctcccctctctcaacCCCACTCCATACCCCAAAGCCCCCTCTgtcttttctccccctcccctctggtccattttagaggtcgggccttGGGGGAGGTGGGTCCAGGGCAAAGActggatggggagggagagagagggagggggagggaggtcagagcctccttcctctctggtCGGGAACGCTGACTGGGATTCTAGGCCATggtcctccccacacccccttgTCCttgacacccccccaccccccaccagtcTGGATTGTCTATTGTGACTCCTTTTACGTCTTGGAAAAAGTTAGCACAACAAAGGGCTCCTTTGTCGCTTACCCCTCTGCCTCCtggcctcacccaggccccccaaccccgcccccccccccccagcagctGTTCTCAGGCCTCCCGCCTGTCTGATTTGCTTGTCTGGCCTCTGGGAGAGTGAGGTGGGGAAAACCAGGCCAGGACAGTTCGATTTGGGGTGAGgagcagagggtgggggaggTCAGCGAAGAGTCTGGGTCGGTGGGGGTGTGGTGTCGGCAGCCACTGATCCTTTGCTGCAGGCTGCTCTCTGGGCAGGGACAGGGACATGGGGCCGCAGCAGTGCTGGTCAGCCGGGCTGACCAGGGAAGTGGTGCCCAGGCCCAGCTAAGAGCCAGGAAAGCCCTGCCAAGGTTGTTGGCCTGGTTCCCTGTCATCAACCGCCTGGCAGTGCCTAGTTGTGTTTGCAGGTGAAGGGGGAGGGTAGTAGCATGCAGCTAGCcagctccccaccactccccgcCCCCATCCAGGTGCTGCTTTTCTCTGGGCCTGGACTTCGGGGCCACATGAGCCATGAGGTGCTATGAAATGCTTGGGCAGGAACTCTGGGCCCCTTTGAATTCCAGAATCTCGTGTGTTGGAGTTTGGGGTGAGACTAGATAGGATTCTGGGGTGTGGGAGGAGGCAGGGATCTGTCTCTTCAGGGAGGCATCCTTGCCCCTCCTTGGCCCTGGGCAAGTGGACTTGGCAAAGCCTCAGGAGGGTGCTGGGTGACCCCTTGGGAATCTGGGGTTGACTGGGTCACAGTTCTCCTCCAGTACAGTACACCCCAAGCTGCCCTGGCTTCGGGCACAGACAGCCCCCGTGCAACCCAGCCCTGTTCTGCCTGGGGTGATGGGCATGGGGCCAGGCGCTGGGAAGGATTTGTAGGGGGAGCTGCCCTTGCTGGCTAGGTCACCCTCCTGGTTGCCCTCTTAGAGCTGAAtaacaggaggggaggggaatagTAACCGGGACGTAGGACATAGTATCGTAGGGCGGCCATACAGACAGAGCATTGATGGGAACAGACCCCCTTTGTCATGCTTTTCCCCCAGACGGGGGGCACCCAGAGCAATGGGCTTCCGGGGCCCATAGGGACTCTTCTTCCTGTCTCCAGGGCGTCCCCCTGCCTATCTCAGGGAGTCCCCACCTGCTGTGCCCCAACATTTGTGACTCTGCACACCCTGCCTTGGGTCCCTGGTCAGGGGATTgtttgggtggaggaggggctgtgGCTGCTGGCAGAGTGGGTGGGGGAGTGGCCGGCTTTGGATATCCTGTTGACCCCAGTTCCCTCTGTCCCCAGCTTgtgtcctcttccctcccccctcaTCAGGCCTTAACTCCTTCCTGCGGTCCGGGAGATGGGGCCGGGCTGCTCAGCGTCCACGGCTGTGGAGTCAGGCTGACACCCACGCCCAGAGCACCAAGTACAGCCACGTCCGTGTACAAATCTGATGGTTTATTATCCGTTCTTTCTGGTTTCGAAGGTGGGGTCCTGCGGAAGTAGGCAGGACTGATGGGGTGCTGGAGCTTCATCAGCAGCCTCATTTCCCCAGTCGGGCTGGGAAGTCCCAGGTTTCCTGAGACTGTGTCCCTGCCCCAGCGTTTGACTCCTGGCAGCAGTGGGGTGGCTGGGagaggctcctgggagagatCAGGAGGCAGGGTGGGCACCGTATTAAGGATGGTGACCTGGGTCTCTAACCGCCCTTCTCCTCTTGTCTCTCTAGCCATTGAGACCCAGAGCAGCAGTTCCGAAGAGATAGTCCCCAGCCCCCCCTCGCCACCCCCTCTCCCCCGCATCTACAAGCCTTGCTTTGTCTGTCAAGACAAATCCTCAGGCTACCACTATGGGGTCAGCGCTTGTGAGGGCTGCAAGGTGAGTTGAGGGGGTCATTGGGAAGGACATCCCTGATTAGATAAATGGGATGTTCCCACTGCCGAGTGCTGGGCCTGTgccggtgatggtggtggtggtagtgggcgTCCCTGAAGCTGCTGATCTTACTTCTGTGCGGGAGGTGGCAGCAGCCTTGGAGGAGAGGAAGCCTTCAACAGAACCTCCCTCCCTGTAGATGAGCAGGGGTCCCGCAAACCAGAGGtccccctcctgcctcatcatctCCATCCTCCAGCTGGCAgggtgtacacacacactctGCTACCGCTGCCCGGGTTGCCATGGTGAGCTAGCTGCCGACTGGCTCTTGGCTGGGGACCCAGGAGGCCTGCCCTCTGTGGCCCTGCCTGAACCTCGCCATGGCAGCCTGGCAGGAGGCCGTTAGGAACAGGCGCCTTGCCTTGGCCTCTCCTTCAGGTGCCCAGGCTGTGGGCTTGCCAGAGTCTGGCTGGATTTCCACGTGCCCATGTTTGGCTCCAGGGTGCAGATGTGGCTGCCACCTTCCCAGCAGCTGTGGGCatggcctctcctcctcctctccccagggcTTGAGCCTCTGTACCCGTTTCTTCCTCAGAGATTGGGGCTCAGAAGCTGCACAGCTTTGAGGCTTGGGGCCCTGGGCTGCCCCTCAGTGTGGGGCAGAGATCAAGGGCAAAGCACCAGGCCTTGGACTCTGTGTCTGCCTGTCCTGTCTGGTTGTTCTTGGTCTGCCTTAGCCTGTCTGTCAGTCTCTGTCAGCCCGTGTGGTCAGCCCCTGACCAGCCTGGTCTACCTGTGATCAGTCTGTGCGCATCTGCCTGGTTAGTGAACGTGTGTTTTGCTGCCTTGCTCCTGAGCGCGCTCTCCACCTGTCTGGccagcctgtgtgtgtgtctctgtggcctctcctgcttgcCTTCTCTTCCTGTGCTCTGAGCCCAGGGCTGTGGGTTCCAGAGCTCTGCCTCACTCTCATCTAGCCCCATCTGCCCCTTTTCTtgactcaccagcagcctgaggTCCTTTTCCccaggagagaggaggctgggtcTATGCATGTGGGTTGGGGGAAGCCCTCTGTCCACCTGCAGTGTTGAGGCAGCAGGTACTGGGATTCTTCTCGGGGATCCTTCTCTCTGCCTTATCTGGTCCACTCAGGTAGTTGATGGCCAAAGCCCTTGGGGGCAGCAGCCACCTGGCCCTCTGCCCCCACAGCTGAGGCCACAGGCCAGCACTGTTCCTACTGTGGGTGTGGCTGACCTGACTCCCTGCCCTCCATACCCAGGGCTTCTTCCGCCGCAGCATCCAGAAGAACATGGTGTACACGTGTCATCGGGACAAGAACTGCATCATCAATAAGGTGACCCGGAACCGCTGCCAGTACTGCCGGCTGCAGAAGTGCTTCGAAGTGGGCATGTCCAAGGAGTGTGAGTGCCATGGGTGGGGTGGGGCCGTGCATTGGGCAGGGCACAAGTGCCTGGCCCCCAAAGCTGGGTGATCAGGGGCACGTggatgtgtgtgtggatgtgaaCGGGCATGCTCGTGACGTGGTGTACAGGCTTGTGGTTGAGGACGGTTCACCTATAGCTGCAGggacctgtctgtctgtctcactAGTTGTGTCCACGTGCAGACAGCCCTTCCTGTTCGAGTGAGGCGGGCTGTGTGTGCTCGCTCAAGTGTATACATGTGTCTGCTCCCGCTGGCTTACTTCCAGGCCCTGGTTGGCTTTGGGGTGGGGCTCAGAGGCATCCCTGAGTCCCTCCGGATTGTGCATCTTAGGACAGGGGTGCTGCTGGGTGTTTGTTGTGTGTGcgtttgccggggggggggggggggggaggtgctgCAAGCATAGGGATCTTAGAGCCTTTGTCTGGTGGAACCTGGGACCAGGAGTTGGAAGAGAGGATTGGGACCTCTCCGATCCCAGAGGAAAGGGGGCTTCCAGTTTGGGCTCAGCTGAGGCccgatggagggagagagggagggctggACAGGGAGACCCTCTTGTGTTGAAATCATGGGTGTTGCCGTGGTGACCGGTGATTGATGATGTCAGAGATAAATGACGCTGACAGACGCCTCCTTGTCTGCGTGGCCGTTGCCATGGTGCCTgagcggtgggggaggggtgggggagggggggctgcAGGACCCTCTAGCCCTttgtgggcagggcagggggagaagGAAGCCGGGAGGGGACGAGGGGGGGACATAAGCAGCCCCAGACAGGAGCAGAGGGATCCTGCAGCACCCGGCCACCTCCTGCCTCAGGAGGAATGGGCTGCGTTGTCCGGAGCCCAGGAAGTGGCCGCTGTGCGCTGCAGAGTGGGTGACAACTTGGGACCCACAGGCCTGGGACCCCTCCCTGCAGGGCCCAgaacctcctcctccctctgcttCTACCACCTTCCGCTCGCTGAGCTTTTCATCACAGAAGGACCAGGGTGGGGACCCCCTCTCCCTTCTACCACCaactccccctttccctccctctgtctcctctctggCTGCTCTGTGCCCCGGAGCTGAGCAGCTGCCATTTCAATAGAATTAAAGCTTCCGAATGATAAACGTCTTGTCACAGCTGCAATTTTCTCTTCCCAAATTATcccccccactctctctctccccctctcccttctctcccttgcACTTTATTGAATTTGCAGAATCGACATGAGTGATCTCCACATTATGCCTGCCCCCCCCACCGctgcccctccctgggccccccacccccaccctctctTCCTCCAGCGTCAGCAGCCGCCACCACTGGTCCTGTGAGTGATTGTGTGTCTGGGATAATCGGCTGGTAACGACCCCATCGCTTCTTTAAAGCCGAGTGGTGTGTGTGGCTCAGCGCCCCCGGTGATTTGTCAGCTCCCCCCGGCTAATGGGCCGAGAGATTCTCCCACCCAGGCCCCCCActctcaggctggggagccctACTCTTCGCCTGGCCGCCCAAAGAGCTCTCCGAGCCCGTCCCCGGGACCCCAGGGAGACGGCTGCCCGGAGGGCTGGGGGATGGTGGAGGCAGGAGCCGGTCCTCCCTGGAGGCAGGGGGagcgggaggcagggaggccgagCACAGACGAGGGACACTCTGCACACGTGCCTTCAGCCCTGGACCCCCGCGCGTGCGCACCGGGAGTATGAGCTGGAGTAGATGCGTGGGAGCGCGGGCGTGCGTGCGGTGGTCACGGGGCCCTGGGGCAGGCCTCGGTGCGTGGGCCGGGTGGGCACGGCGGGGGGCGGGCACCGTGTGTTGCCGTCCCGCCTGCCTGTGCGCTCGCGTGTGTACGCATTCATGTGCGCGCCCCGCCGACTGGCCTCCTTCGCAGCCGGCTGCTCTCGGTCTGGTGGGAGGAGCTCGGGCTGGGGATGGACGGGCTTGGGGACGAACAGCCGGCCGCACTTGCCCTCTAACCGGGCGGCCTGGGCCCTCCACAGCTGTGAGGAACGACCGaaacaagaagaagaaggaggcgCCCAAGCCCGAGTGCTCCGAGAGCTACACGCTGACGCCGGAGGTGGGGGAGCTCATCGAGAAGGTGCGCAAAGCGCATCAGGAGACCTTCCCCGCCCTCTGCCAGCTGGGCAAATACACTACGGTACGGCCCCCCGGGGGCACCCCTTCTTCTGCCAGGGCTGCCCCTCCGCACCCCTGCCTGGGCCACCGccgcttcccccccacccccaccccgcctccccttcctcccccgccGCCTCCCATCAAGGAGCTCTCAGGAAGTGAAGGCAGTAGAAGGCAGGTCTTCGGGGGCTGGTGGAGCCAGGCTGAGAAGGGTGCCACGAGGGGAAGGCCCTCACTCTCCCCCGTCCTCCCAGAACAACAGCTCAGAACAGCGTGTCTCTCTGGACATTGACCTCTGGGACAAGTTCAGTGAACTCTCCACCAAGTGCATCATTAAGACTGTGGAGTTCGCCAAGCAGCTGCCCGGCTTCACCACCCTCACCATCGCGGACCAGATCACCCTTCTCAAGGCTGCCTGCTTGGACATCCTGGTGAGGGTCTGCACCCTGCCCACCTGGGCACTACCCCCGTGTCCTTGGAGGATGTCCTGCCACTCAGATAACCACCTCCCTAAATGTCCATCTGGAATCGACCTGTCCAAATGCCCACCCACCCAAATAGccacccttcctctcccctaTGTGTCCACCTGTCCACTTAGCCACTCAGCCCCCGGATGTGCACCCGTATAGCTGTACACGCATCCATCCACCCTCAGTCCATCTTTCCATCGGACCTTCCTTCCAACCACCCATCTTCCCATCTATTCAGTCTAATAAAGATTCACCTGGGACCCTGTGTGGCCAGGCCTTGAACTGGGTGTCAGGAATGTCAGGAACAGAGGTGAACACACACTGTCCCCTTTCGAAAATCTTCTATTGGTGGAGGCAACAGATATGTAAACAGAGCTTGCAAAACTGTGATAAGCGCTggctggagatgggggagggcTGTCCCCTCCCTGAAGGACAGAGAGCCACACTGCTGGACCCTAGGGAGGACGCCCCAGAGGAGGTATAGCGTCTAGGGGTTTGTAGAAGGGGCATGTGAAACGCCTGCTGATGTGGGACCAGCTGGATTCAGGGGACCGCAGGGCATCTGGTGGGGCCAGAGGGTGGGCTGGActggaggaggcaggatgggggcGGATGGGACTGTCAAAtccagggctggagggaggactGTCCTCCCTGTCTTCCCTGATGGGCTCAGCCCACCTGTTTCTTCTGAACCACCTCCAAGGTGGTCGAGATGTGGAATGTTGCGGTGGGATGCCACCAGGCTGCTCTTCCTGatagggctggggtgggaggggggaagcAAGAGGCAGGCTCAGGGTTTGAGAAAGTTGAAGACAATATACATTTATGGAGCTCTTGTTGCGTACCCAGTCCTGGGAACTGTGGACATAAATCCACTGTGGTCTTTGCCTTCTTGGAAATTCTAGTTTCCCTCTTAATTCTCTGCATGGAGGCAGGATGAGCTAGATCAGCTGTCTAATATGGAAGCCACTGGTCatgtgtggctatttaaattaaaattaattaaaattaaattcagttCGGTTTTTCAGTTGCACTTGCCACATTTCGAGTGCCCAGCGGCCACATTGTGGCCGGTGGCTACTGTATTGCACGGTGCAGACGTAGAACGTGTCCAGCATTGCAGAAGGTTCTATGGGACAGCACTCGTCTGGCTGCCCTCCAGGTGGTCCTCGGGGGTTGCTGGTGCTAGAAGCGCTGGGGGATGTGAGTTCCTGAACTCCAGAACCCTCTGCATCCAGATCCTGCGGATCTGCACGCGGTACACGCCCGAGCAGGACACCATGACCTTCTCGGATGGGCTGACCCTCAACCGGACCCAGATGCACAATGCCGGCTTCGGCCCTCTCACGGACCTGGTCTTCGCCTTCGCCAACCAGCTGCTGCCCCTGGAGATGGATGATGCTGAGACTGGGCTGCTCAGTGCCATCTGCCTCATCTGCGGAGgtgggcagggggcctgggtctgGGGGCCAGGCCCAGGGTGGTGGTACGACCCCCAGAGCCTCTCCCAGGGAGGAAGCTCAGGGATCATCAGATCAGAAAGGGACCTGTCAGACCCTTGTCAGACCCCTGTTAGAGGGGGAAACCGAGTCCCAGAGGAGCAGGGTCTGCTCTGGGGCCACACGGCAAGGGGGTCGTGATGGAGACCTGGATTCTGGTTCCCTGTTTCCAGGCAGTGCTCCTTGTAGGGGGCTTAGGAGTGAGGACTTGAAGGTCAGAccacccaggttcaaatcctggccaaCGTGTGATCTTTAACAGCTTGCTGAACCACTCTGAGCCCctatttctgtaaaatgggggcagtaATGGTCTTCCCCTCATAAAGTTGATGGGAGGATTAGGAGGTTATAAATAAGGCGCAGTGTGCCCAGAGTAAGACACAGTAAATCTTGgctgctgttattattttattattatgagtTCTACCTTATCAGGCTGGTGTCCAGAATAATGGGCAGGAGTGGGAGGCCTGTCTCTACTTAAGATGGCACTGCCTGTGTTCAGGGATCCCACCTCCATGAACTGGGCTCTCAGGGCGACCTTTCGGCaacccctgtccccagcccctcTTTGCTCACATTTGAGAGCCTCTTAGGGCCTTTCTGTGTGGGgatcgccccccccccaccgcgcCCCCCAGCAGAGAAGCTCAGCCCGTGGTCTGGGCAGGCATGCCCCCTGGTGGTCAAGGCTGGAAGTGCAGCTGTGTTCCCCGCTGGGCTAGGGCAGCGACTCAGCGGGCATCTCTGCTTCCTCAGACCGGCAGGACCTGGAGCAGCCAGACAGGGTGGACATGCTACAGGAGCCGCTGCTTGAGGCACTGAAGGTCTATGTGCGGAAACGGAGGCCCAGCCGCCCACACATGTTCCCCAAGATGCTGATGAAGATCACAGATCTGCGAAGCATCAGTGCTAAGGGTGAGGCTCCCACACCTGGAGATGCCCCGTGCGTCTGCTGGGGCTGGGCCCCAACACCTAGCCCAGGACCCACCGTCCATGTCCAGGGTCAGGCCTCCTGCATCTGAGCTGACACCCCACGACTTTGTGCCCATGTGATACCCCACTCACGGGACCCCACCTTGCCTAGGTGACCCCTGCCTGTGAGCCCCAAGGTAGCAGTGTCGTCTTCGCGTGGTGGCTAAGGGCAtggctctggaaccagactgtGTGGGTGTGTGTCCTTGAGTAGGTCAGACAacagctctgagcctcagtttcccatctgagGAGTGGGGATAATGATGGTGTTTACAGAGTTGTTTCGAGATGTCAGTAGGAGAGTCCACAGCACACAGCGCACAGGAAGGGCCCAGTGTCAAGCCCAAGGCGGTCTGACCCCAGAGCCCGAGTTTGGAACCCCTTTGCCCTGCTGCCCCTCAGCCGTGGGGGCTTAGGAGGGCTGCCTTATGTCAAAGAGCTGAGCCCTGAGTTCAGTGCGTGGTGGAAGCTGATATTGGTAGTATtgaccctcccaccccctccaccctccctcctggAGCCACACTTGCTTGTGGGGCTGGAGGAGCAGGGCGGGCCTGCTGACCTCTGTCCCTCCTTTCCTGCAGGGGCTGAGCGGGTGATCACGCTGAAGATGGAGATCCCGGGCTCCATGCCACCTCTCATCCAGGAAATGTTGGAGAACTCAGAGGGCCTGGACACTCTGAGCGGacaagcggggggcggggggcgggatgGGGGCGGCCTGGCTCCCCCGCCCGGCAGCTgcagccccagcctcagccccagctCAAACAGAAGCAGCCCGGCCACGCACTCCCCGTGACTGCCCATGCCCCGTGGACACAGCCCTTGCCCCGTGCCCTGgcttttctctgcctttctaCCAACCACGCGACCCCCACCAGTCCTGCCCCCCACCTGTCCTCCCTTCCCCGGGGGACCGGAGGGAGGCGGCGGCGACTCTTCGGACAGAGGCCCGGGCCTGCGATGGACTGCCCGCTCCTGCAGATGTCAGGGCTGACATCGGGGGCGAGGGCTGAGTGAGGATGCCTGGTCCCGGGCCTCAGGATGGGCCCCGGGGCCTCGTGTTCATCAAGACACCCCTCTGCCCACCTCTCCACATCTTCATCACCAGCAAATGCCAGGACCTGGCTCCCCCATCCTCAGAACTCGCAAGCCATTGCCCCCCTGTTGGGGAACCCCCCTGCCTCGGTTGGTGACagagggggtgggctggggtgggggatttCCCCTGTACATACCCTGCCATACCAACCCCCAGGTATTAATTCttgctggttttgtttttattttaatttgttgtttttttttttttttggttttgatttttttaataagaattttcattttaagcaCATTTATACTGAAGGAATCTGTGCGGTATATTGGGGGGAGCTGGATTCAGAGCTGGAGGGGGGGTGGGTCCTGGGGTAGGGGAGTGGCTCAGAAGGGGCTCCCCCCCTAAGTCCCTGTGCCCCCTaagccctcctccccagccttttcctcttcagttttctctttaaaacTGTGAAGTACTAACTTTCCAAGgcctgccctcccctctctctctgcctaacCACTGGGCGTGGACAGTTTCCCGGCAACCCCTGGAAGGAGGGGGCTCCCCCAAGAGTTGGGGCAGGGGCAAAGCAAGGGGGCCTCAGAACATAAAGGTGTGTGTTTCTCAGCCTCGTGTCCTTGGCAGAGCTGCCTCCCCATCAGAGCCCACATCATCGAAGCCCTCCAGTCCCCCCACCCCGAGCCCCGTGAAGGGGCTGGCCAGGGGGTCCgagctgcccctgccccccagcctcaCAGCCACCAGCACCGCCCACAGggcccccagacacacacacacacacacacacacacacacacacacacacacacacacacacacacacacacacacacacacacagtggacaGACGGGCCGGCAGACACTTGTGGCCTGAGTTCCTCCATTTCCCTGGCCTGACCCACTCCACCCCCGTGCCCCCTCCTTGCCCCGCAGGACGGGCCTACAGGGGGCCCCCTCCCGTCACCCCTGCACCCCCGGGTTTGGGGAGCTGGCTCTGCCCTGCCCTCCTTGCCCCGGGGTTGGGGTCTCATCCCCCCAGAGCCCGCTGGTGCACCTGTTACTGTTGGACTTTCCACTGAGATCTACTGGATAAAGaataaagttatatttattcTACACATGCCTCAGAGCCTCGCTTTCTCGCTGCCTTCTCTCGGTgtctgggcaggggctgggggggccAAGCCGCCTTCGGAGCCTGCCTTGCTGCGCTGGGATCTTTGGAGACCCTATGGAAGGAGATGGGCCTGCCCTTAGAAAGCCCTTGGTCTAGGGACCCCAgtgtggagtgggggaggggagaaaagcagAAAGTCACCTCGGCCCTCAGAGAGTCCCTAGCCCTTGGGAAGCCAGAGGTTGAGTCTGGGGGGTCACTTAGTGGCAGAGTTCTATTTTGGGAGTCACCACAGATGACCTTCACAGCAGGAGTGGCAGTTGGCATGAGGACCTGGGTCAGGGGCTCATTGCAATCTAAGAAGAGCTCAGGATTGGGATGGAAACTTGGGAGGCCAGCCCTCTTGTCCCTCTGCCTCCAGGAAGAATTGTCCTGCCCTCCCCTGTCCACCCCTAAGCTCACTTCTGTGGGCAGGAGGCACAGAGGATAGAGAGGTGACAGGGCACCTGGATGCTCCTGGTTAAGAGGATGGAGTGTGACAGGCCTTGAGGGTCCTCAGAAGCcagtttccccccacccccctcaccaCTACAcatcaaggcccagagagggcagtgcccttgcccatggtcacacagcaagttagtgGCACATCGGGGAACAATACTAAGGGCTCCTACCTCTCAGCCAGGGCTCTTTCCTGGATCCCTGAAGCCCTTGAAGAAGCATCAAGCACTGAGATCTCGGGGGCGGTGGCGTCTGGGGAGGTGTCGGTGGAGGCTGCGTTTGGGGAGGGTTAGCAGGGCGCCTGGGCGAGAAGAGATTCCCGGGCGGGAAGAGTTCCTGCCACGGGGGTCCACCTGCCATTTCTACTTCAGCCATCAGGTGGCGCCAGATCCTCACTTATGTCACAGTGTGGCCCAgactggagagggtgttgaggaCAGAGGCTCTCTTCCTCtagcaaatattttctaacacTTTCTAACAGGTTTCTTTATGAACCTGACATAATTTAACATAGCACACCAAACACATCCTTTAAAAAGTCACCATGCTGTCGCACTATATTGTAAAGGAGAAATTCAGGGAAAGTGTCGTGAATTTCCACGTGTCAACGCTTGGGCCCAATCACTGGGCAGATAGGACACAGTCCTATGCTTGCTTctatttttaacaaa
Protein-coding sequences here:
- the RARA gene encoding retinoic acid receptor alpha isoform X1, which gives rise to MASNSSSCPTPGGGHLNGYPVPPYAFFFPPMLGGLSPPGALTTLQHQLPVSGYSTPSPATIETQSSSSEEIVPSPPSPPPLPRIYKPCFVCQDKSSGYHYGVSACEGCKGFFRRSIQKNMVYTCHRDKNCIINKVTRNRCQYCRLQKCFEVGMSKESVRNDRNKKKKEAPKPECSESYTLTPEVGELIEKVRKAHQETFPALCQLGKYTTNNSSEQRVSLDIDLWDKFSELSTKCIIKTVEFAKQLPGFTTLTIADQITLLKAACLDILILRICTRYTPEQDTMTFSDGLTLNRTQMHNAGFGPLTDLVFAFANQLLPLEMDDAETGLLSAICLICGDRQDLEQPDRVDMLQEPLLEALKVYVRKRRPSRPHMFPKMLMKITDLRSISAKGAERVITLKMEIPGSMPPLIQEMLENSEGLDTLSGQAGGGGRDGGGLAPPPGSCSPSLSPSSNRSSPATHSP
- the RARA gene encoding retinoic acid receptor alpha isoform X2 gives rise to the protein MYESVDVGGLTPTPNPFLVVDFYNQNRACLLPEKGLPAPGPYSTPLRTPLWNGSNHSIETQSSSSEEIVPSPPSPPPLPRIYKPCFVCQDKSSGYHYGVSACEGCKGFFRRSIQKNMVYTCHRDKNCIINKVTRNRCQYCRLQKCFEVGMSKESVRNDRNKKKKEAPKPECSESYTLTPEVGELIEKVRKAHQETFPALCQLGKYTTNNSSEQRVSLDIDLWDKFSELSTKCIIKTVEFAKQLPGFTTLTIADQITLLKAACLDILILRICTRYTPEQDTMTFSDGLTLNRTQMHNAGFGPLTDLVFAFANQLLPLEMDDAETGLLSAICLICGDRQDLEQPDRVDMLQEPLLEALKVYVRKRRPSRPHMFPKMLMKITDLRSISAKGAERVITLKMEIPGSMPPLIQEMLENSEGLDTLSGQAGGGGRDGGGLAPPPGSCSPSLSPSSNRSSPATHSP
- the RARA gene encoding retinoic acid receptor alpha isoform X3; translation: MVYTCHRDKNCIINKVTRNRCQYCRLQKCFEVGMSKESVRNDRNKKKKEAPKPECSESYTLTPEVGELIEKVRKAHQETFPALCQLGKYTTNNSSEQRVSLDIDLWDKFSELSTKCIIKTVEFAKQLPGFTTLTIADQITLLKAACLDILILRICTRYTPEQDTMTFSDGLTLNRTQMHNAGFGPLTDLVFAFANQLLPLEMDDAETGLLSAICLICGDRQDLEQPDRVDMLQEPLLEALKVYVRKRRPSRPHMFPKMLMKITDLRSISAKGAERVITLKMEIPGSMPPLIQEMLENSEGLDTLSGQAGGGGRDGGGLAPPPGSCSPSLSPSSNRSSPATHSP